The genomic window TTCAACCACTGCTCCATATCAGGATGTATTCTTACCTGTTTAAGTAGTTCATTAATCAAAGGTGTATTCTTCTCCGCCATCAATTGCCACAGATGGCGGCGAGTATCTTCGCTGGCTACTAATCGACATTGAATCGTGATCACGCTCATAGCGGTTTCTCTTCTCTAAACTTCACTAAATACACCAGTATCTTCAATATAACACTTATAGTGTGCAATTTTACATTTATTATGTGTAGATTTATTATCGGTACTACCTCACAATTAGGCTGTGAGGGAAAATAACATCAACATTGAATATCGTTTTGGAAAGGCGATAAGACGAAGGAGGCGAGAGCTAGATTACTCTCAAGAAGAACTGGCTGAAAAAGCTGGACTTCACCGTAATTACATCTCAAGTATTGAGACGGGAACCCGTAATCCTTCTCTCAAAAATATTGAAAAGCTTGCAAAAGCACTGAACATCTCCATTTCTGCTCTTTTTATCAACTACGGTATTGAGGCAGAGCATAAATCAGAAAAAGATACTGAGTATTAGTTTATAGTGTTTTAGTACACACGGGTATAAATTTGTCTTTCTAGTACTACAAAAAAATACAAACACGCCAAAAATTAAGAAAGAGACGTGAGGTTAGGCACGTCTCTAGGTGATAGGAGAAAAACCATTAAGCGGCTACATCTGCGACCAGTAAGCCGTTAACAGCAATAATCAAAAGCAGCGCTGAATCAGAAGTGTCACAGCAGTGTCTTTTATTGCTATTACAGGGTTGTGCTATCCATTTGCTTTCAAGATTCTGGTAAAAAGTTCCCAGAAGTTGGGAACCGTTCCAAACTCGATATAGTTCTCCCAAATCATCTGGCACTGAGTCAATTTCAATTTCTGGTGCTACTGCGTCAGCTAAGTGGTCAACATATTCCTCAAACTCTTCTTGAGCCGAGGCTTGGTTGTCAAATTCATCTTGTACAATCATCTGAGTAACCTCATTGATGGGGTTGAATAAAAGGCGATCGCAGTCTCTTCCCGGAGGGCGATCGCCTTTGTCTTGTTACTATAGTGTAACTACTTGTTATTACTAAAACAAGAGCGTTACTACAAAATTTTCCAAATTCGCCACAATTAAGGTAAATAGAGTTATTACAGATTGAGAGTTTCTAGCAGAAAGGAATATGGTAAAGCGGCAAACAACAAAATTGGGCAATCAAATCATTGTCAGAATGGACGATGAGACTAAGGAAGCTTTTATGGACAAAGCTAAAACTGAGGGCAAGACAGCCTCAGAATTAATCATGGGTTGGATTCGTTCTTACCTGGCTGAAGAATCCCAAGGAACTCCAGATTTAGCCAAAATGCAAGTGGACTTAGAGACATTAAAACAACAGGTTGCTGTACTCCAAAATGAATACTTGGGAAAATTAGCAGCCTGAGAGAAGAGAACGATTCTCTCAGGCAATGGATAGATGAAATTATCAGTTCTGCTCCCAAGATGCCAAAAAACCCGTCAGATGTCTGACGGGTTTAGCTTTATTAAGACAATTGACTCTGATAGTTAATTAGTTACTACAAGTAATAATTATGTATTTACTGTAACTACGATGGCGATGTCTACGACGGGCTACGCCTACGCACTCTTGAGAGAGGCAATGAAGAGATTCAAGATAAAGCTGTCAAATGTCTACGACGGGCTACGCCTACGCACTCTTGAGAGTGACGTAATGCTTTACTTCATTGCTATCTAACAAATTTATGTACCTCAACTTCATTCTTGTTCAAATTCCTGATTACTAAATTTGAGAACCCGGCAATTCTCGCTGACTGTGCGAATTACATTATCTGGTACACCTTCAGGGACAGTGACCTGAAGTTCCAAGGTAATTTCTACTTCAGCACCTACCAAGCTGCTGAGGTGTTGAATAACCTCGTCTGCTATTTGTGCTACGTCACGTCGTAGCCGCAATGCGTCCAATTTGACTGAACCATAGAAACGTTTTGGTGGAACTATGACAGTTACTTTGCTATCAGAGGAGCTATCTGCTGTTATTACAGTGTCAATAGTTTTTTCTTTTTCAGTCTTATAGCTTCCTGTTCCTTCTTTCGCAACTGGAGTTTGAGGTTTAGCTATAGCAGTATCTGCCTCAAGCTGGCGTTGCGCTACTTCGGGTTTAACTATCAGGCTTTGACTACTCAGTGTTACGGTAATGTGTTCAGCCGTTTTCAAACCAAGGTAACGTCCTTTTGATTCATCCCACCCTGTGGCATAAGCAAAGTTTTCATTCCACAGTAACGCTGCAACTCCAAGTGCGATCGCTTCTAATAGCACTTGTTGATTTTTAATGCGTGGCAGGTAAAGGTAGTACGCTAAGTACTCCCACAACTTCTTAAGGTCGAGGTGGTTTACATCGCGCCAGAGATATGGATCGAGGGCTTCTAGGCGCAGACGACTGGCGGCATAGTTAGCAATCAAATGTTCTTCATGAACTGCTTTACGACTTGCTTGCACAATAGGAGAGTCTTGCTTTTGCAATCGAATTTCTTGCCATTCAATCTCTCCTTGGGGGTCGGGTTGCATTGGCACTAACAACCAGATGTAAGCTTCCTGAATTAAACTTTTTACATCTTTGTCGGTTTGCTGTTGTTTAGTCGTCGCCTGATTGCTTTGAAAAACATCTAAGTTTAAGGCTTCTTTATCTCGAATAATCGAATTCCAGGCGAGGTACTGGCAAACAGATTGTTCTAATAGCTCCAGTTTTGCCTTGTCTGGTGTCAGGAACAGCAACATATTCTTGCAGTACCGGGGACTAGCTCCCTTTTGGTTCAGTATTTCTTCGGCTCTGGTGCGGGCTTGGGTTTCGCTTTCCTTATTTTTATGGGGATGTTGTGGCCCCATGACAACCAGCCTTACGGCCATTTCATCAGGAACATCTGCGGAGGAGTCGGGAGCAACATGTACTCCAGCAAACTCACCGCGCTGCTTGTCAGCCTTTAATCGGAGAATAATTTCATCCCAAACTTTATCCTGATCCTGTTGGATTTGCTCGGCTCGGTCTTGGGCAAGTCTGGTGACACTAGGCTGAGTTGAGAACCAGTAACGAGTGTTATCGACATAAAGATGTGTGGACTGGTCGGTAAGCCGGCGCAAAGCATCGCCAAAAGTTGCTGCACTTTCCCCTGGTTGAACACACCCTAACTTGATCCGATGATCTTCTACACCACGATTAGCTGCTCTCAGAGTAGGAGCAGAACCAAGGTAAATCGTCCGGGCGACACGACGACAGGCAGAGTAACGTCCTAAGTTCGGGTTTTGGCGATCGCACGCCAATGGTAGAGAATTATATCCATCTACATCTTTTTCAATCACTGGCACCCAATTATCT from Nostoc sp. UHCC 0926 includes these protein-coding regions:
- a CDS encoding ATP-binding protein, coding for MSESAKNANQTLLVVSIPASDNEIGGDRGKAALSRLKNAIGRVESPWRPATADESFEIVRRRLFQPITEENGFIARDAIIRAFAEMYQNQSQEFPSECPEGSYKRRLENAYPIHPELFDRLYNDWSTLDKFQRTRGVLRLMAKVIHSLWEGQDKSLLIMPASVPMDDGQVQTELTRYLEDNWVPVIEKDVDGYNSLPLACDRQNPNLGRYSACRRVARTIYLGSAPTLRAANRGVEDHRIKLGCVQPGESAATFGDALRRLTDQSTHLYVDNTRYWFSTQPSVTRLAQDRAEQIQQDQDKVWDEIILRLKADKQRGEFAGVHVAPDSSADVPDEMAVRLVVMGPQHPHKNKESETQARTRAEEILNQKGASPRYCKNMLLFLTPDKAKLELLEQSVCQYLAWNSIIRDKEALNLDVFQSNQATTKQQQTDKDVKSLIQEAYIWLLVPMQPDPQGEIEWQEIRLQKQDSPIVQASRKAVHEEHLIANYAASRLRLEALDPYLWRDVNHLDLKKLWEYLAYYLYLPRIKNQQVLLEAIALGVAALLWNENFAYATGWDESKGRYLGLKTAEHITVTLSSQSLIVKPEVAQRQLEADTAIAKPQTPVAKEGTGSYKTEKEKTIDTVITADSSSDSKVTVIVPPKRFYGSVKLDALRLRRDVAQIADEVIQHLSSLVGAEVEITLELQVTVPEGVPDNVIRTVSENCRVLKFSNQEFEQE
- a CDS encoding helix-turn-helix domain-containing protein: MRENNINIEYRFGKAIRRRRRELDYSQEELAEKAGLHRNYISSIETGTRNPSLKNIEKLAKALNISISALFINYGIEAEHKSEKDTEY